The proteins below come from a single Garra rufa chromosome 3, GarRuf1.0, whole genome shotgun sequence genomic window:
- the fjx1 gene encoding four-jointed box protein 1 has translation MRFEIMNPGKVKLCASLCMWLGIVTWIGNVKLHLWSVFVQQYTERDIAFSVANEQVNISKRHASENAGLRDGKTFNIRSPVILDNVIEHRVFWSAWLDGFSTRVFGVEHERKWREQVRDARVVVLEAGCGRPTNRLATFADGTRACVRYGIDADQVLGETLSYYLAELLGISNLPPLALSKLNLSSEQWASVRESIEALEWSPNAIVSLTEFIPNVTGVFIPLHLRKQQGGGLQLSAEAISNMTVTYLVELMQWSDLIIFDYLTANFDRIVSHIFSLQWDARVMERTTNNLLKTINGHLLFIDNEAGLVHGYRVLDLWERYHRLLLSWSCVFRRSTVRRISEMKRSGNSAKLLYELYRAREPLARELGSLSDEHALTLQNRIDVVYKHIKQCTEIM, from the coding sequence ATGCGTTTTGAAATCATGAACCCCGGCAAGGTGAAATTATGCGCGTCACTTTGTATGTGGCTTGGAATAGTTACCTGGATAGGAAATGTGAAGTTGCATCTCTGGTCCGTATTTGTCCAACAATACACCGAACGAGACATTGCTTTTTCTGTTGCAAACGAGCAGGTAAATATTTCTAAAAGGCATGCTTCAGAAAACGCGGGATTGCGCGATGGGAAAACTTTTAATATTCGCTCCCCGGTCATTTTGGATAACGTGATCGAGCACCGGGTCTTTTGGAGCGCATGGCTGGACGGTTTCTCCACTCGTGTTTTTGGCGTGGAGCATGAGAGGAAGTGGAGAGAGCAGGTTCGGGACGCTCGGGTGGTTGTACTGGAAGCGGGCTGCGGCAGACCCACAAACCGTCTGGCGACCTTCGCCGACGGCACAAGAGCATGTGTGCGATATGGCATAGACGCGGATCAAGTGCTGGGCGAAACGCTCTCGTATTATCTAGCGGAACTGCTTGGGATTTCCAACCTTCCGCCCTTGGCGCTTTCCAAGCTCAATCTGTCCAGTGAGCAGTGGGCAAGTGTGCGGGAAAGCATCGAGGCGTTAGAATGGTCGCCAAATGCCATTGTGTCTCTCACTGAGTTCATCCCAAATGTCACTGGAGTGTTTATCCCATTACATTTGCGGAAACAGCAAGGAGGAGGTCTGCAACTCTCTGCTGAGGCTATATCCAACATGACTGTGACATATCTGGTTGAATTAATGCAGTGGAGTGATCTAATCATATTTGATTATTTAACAGCCAACTTTGACCGAATCGTCAGTCACATTTTCAGTCTCCAGTGGGACGCCCGCGTGATGGAGAGGACCACTAATAACCTTCTTAAAACAATTAATGGACATTTGCTTTTTATTGACAACGAGGCAGGGCTTGTTCACGGATACAGAGTGCTTGACCTCTGGGAGCGATATCACAGACTACTTCTGAGTTGGTCGTGTGTATTTCGGAGAAGTACCGTCCGGCGTATTTCCGAGATGAAGCGCTCGGGGAACAGCGCGAAGCTGCTGTATGAACTGTACCGCGCGAGGGAACCGTTGGCGCGCGAACTGGGCTCTCTGTCTGACGAGCACGCGCTTACATTGCAGAACAGGATTGATGTGGTTTACAAACACATTAAGCAGTGCACAGAAATCATGTAG